A single region of the Enterococcus mundtii genome encodes:
- a CDS encoding cytidine deaminase — protein sequence MSEIKQEWIDIAIDALDKAYVPYSKFPVGACLVTASGKTYQGLNIENASFGLTNCAERTAFFKAVSEKKMDFTHLVVAGHTPEPISPCGACRQVMAEFCEPEMPVTLVGDNGVTKTMTVRELLPYAFSEKDL from the coding sequence ATGTCAGAAATCAAACAAGAATGGATCGATATCGCTATCGACGCTTTGGATAAAGCGTATGTGCCTTATTCCAAATTTCCAGTAGGTGCTTGTTTAGTGACAGCATCTGGGAAAACCTATCAAGGATTGAATATCGAAAATGCGTCATTTGGCTTAACGAATTGCGCAGAACGTACTGCGTTTTTTAAAGCAGTATCTGAAAAAAAAATGGACTTTACACATCTAGTCGTTGCAGGTCATACACCTGAGCCGATTTCTCCATGTGGTGCTTGTCGCCAAGTAATGGCAGAATTTTGTGAGCCAGAGATGCCAGTCACGTTGGTTGGCGACAATGGTGTGACGAAAACGATGACCGTAAGAGAGTTATTACCTTACGCATTTTCAGAAAAAGATTTATAA
- a CDS encoding BMP family lipoprotein, with product MKKAKLFGLGAIALSAGLLLSACGNGGSDSTDSTGGNSASGTATAALITDTGGVDDRSFNQSAWEGLEDWGKEEGLSRGNDGFQYFQSANESDYIPNIDQALNAGFKTIFGIGFKLKPAIEEQATSNPETNFAIIDDVIEGKDNVVSATFKDNEASYLAGVAAAYTTETNVVGFIGGVKGEVIDRFEAGFNAGVKAGAEALNKDIEVLNQYAGDFSAPDKGRSIAQGMYAQNADIIFHASGGTGNGVFQEAKSLNESGDKKVWVIGVDRDQSDEGNYTLNGEDKNFTLTSTLKGVGTVVKDLAQQSAEGDFPGGEHTVYGLKEDGVGITEGQLSDEAKKAVDEAKEKIISGDIEVPETPES from the coding sequence ATGAAAAAAGCAAAATTATTTGGTTTAGGTGCTATCGCACTATCAGCAGGCTTACTTTTAAGCGCATGCGGTAACGGCGGTTCAGATTCTACTGATTCAACCGGTGGAAACAGTGCATCAGGAACAGCAACTGCAGCATTGATTACAGATACAGGTGGCGTCGACGACCGTTCATTCAACCAGTCAGCTTGGGAAGGGTTAGAAGATTGGGGTAAAGAGGAAGGCTTGTCACGTGGAAACGATGGCTTCCAATATTTCCAATCTGCCAATGAATCAGATTATATTCCAAATATCGATCAAGCGTTAAACGCTGGCTTCAAGACAATTTTTGGGATTGGTTTTAAATTGAAACCTGCAATCGAAGAACAAGCAACAAGTAACCCTGAAACAAACTTTGCAATCATTGATGATGTGATCGAAGGAAAAGACAACGTCGTTTCAGCAACATTCAAAGATAACGAAGCTTCTTATCTTGCTGGAGTTGCAGCAGCTTACACAACTGAAACAAATGTGGTTGGATTTATCGGTGGCGTTAAAGGGGAAGTAATCGACCGTTTTGAAGCTGGTTTCAATGCCGGAGTTAAAGCAGGCGCTGAAGCGTTGAATAAAGACATCGAAGTATTGAACCAATACGCAGGTGATTTCTCAGCTCCAGATAAAGGACGTTCAATCGCACAAGGTATGTACGCACAAAACGCTGACATCATTTTCCATGCTTCAGGTGGTACAGGTAACGGTGTCTTCCAAGAAGCAAAATCATTAAATGAATCAGGCGACAAAAAAGTTTGGGTAATCGGTGTTGACCGTGACCAATCTGACGAAGGAAACTACACATTGAATGGTGAAGACAAAAACTTCACATTGACATCAACACTTAAAGGTGTAGGAACAGTTGTAAAAGATTTAGCACAACAATCAGCAGAGGGTGACTTCCCTGGTGGCGAACACACTGTTTATGGTTTGAAAGAAGACGGTGTAGGTATCACTGAAGGCCAACTTTCTGATGAAGCGAAAAAAGCAGTAGATGAAGCAAAAGAAAAAATCATTTCAGGTGACATCGAAGTTCCTGAAACTCCTGAAAGCTAA
- a CDS encoding ABC transporter ATP-binding protein, with amino-acid sequence MDQENIVIEMRNITKQFGTFKANDNINLQVKAGEIHALLGENGAGKSTLMNVLSGLLEPTSGEILMHGKEVNITSPTKANQLGIGMVHQHFMLVDAFTVTENIVLGSEPSTGGILNRKKAREEIKRLSEQYGLAVNPDAYVRDISVGMEQRVEILKTLYRGADVLIFDEPTAVLTPQEIDELIVIMKELVKEGKSIILITHKLDEIKAVADRCTVIRRGQGIGTVNVKDVSSQQLADMMVGRTVSFKTMKKEARPQEVVLSVENLVVKENRGLEAVKDLSLEVRAGEVLGIAGIDGNGQSELIQALTGLRKVESGTIRLKDEEITNKKPRKITESGLGHVPEDRHKYGLVLDMTLSENIAMQTYYQKPYSKNGLLNYGVMNEHARDLIDEYDVRTTNELVPAKALSGGNQQKAIIAREIDRDPDLLIVANPTRGLDVGAIEFIHKRLIEQRDKFKAVLLISFELEEILNVSDRIAVIHQGKIVGIVDPKETSENELGLLMAGYTLEEARRELEKVGDTHE; translated from the coding sequence GTGGATCAAGAAAATATTGTCATCGAAATGCGAAATATCACGAAACAATTCGGTACTTTCAAAGCAAATGACAACATCAACCTTCAAGTGAAAGCAGGAGAAATCCATGCCTTGCTTGGTGAAAATGGTGCAGGTAAATCAACGTTAATGAATGTTTTATCCGGTCTTTTAGAGCCAACATCAGGTGAGATTTTGATGCACGGCAAAGAAGTAAACATCACGAGCCCGACGAAAGCCAATCAATTAGGGATCGGAATGGTGCATCAACACTTTATGTTAGTCGATGCATTCACAGTAACAGAAAATATCGTACTAGGTAGTGAGCCAAGTACAGGCGGTATCTTGAACCGTAAGAAAGCCCGGGAAGAAATCAAACGATTATCTGAACAATATGGCTTAGCAGTGAATCCGGATGCGTACGTTCGTGATATTTCTGTCGGTATGGAACAACGTGTGGAGATTTTAAAAACACTCTATCGTGGTGCAGATGTCTTGATTTTTGATGAGCCAACAGCCGTACTGACGCCGCAAGAAATCGATGAATTGATCGTGATCATGAAAGAATTAGTCAAAGAAGGAAAGTCGATCATTTTGATCACACATAAATTAGATGAGATCAAAGCAGTTGCCGATCGTTGTACGGTCATTCGTCGTGGTCAAGGGATTGGAACGGTCAATGTGAAAGATGTTTCTTCGCAACAGTTAGCCGATATGATGGTCGGAAGAACCGTCTCATTCAAAACAATGAAAAAAGAAGCACGTCCACAAGAAGTGGTGCTTTCTGTTGAAAATCTTGTAGTTAAAGAAAACCGCGGATTAGAAGCAGTGAAAGATTTGAGTCTGGAAGTCCGAGCAGGGGAAGTCTTAGGTATTGCTGGAATCGATGGAAATGGACAATCGGAGTTGATTCAAGCGTTAACCGGTTTACGTAAAGTAGAAAGTGGAACGATTCGTTTGAAAGACGAAGAGATCACGAATAAAAAACCACGTAAAATCACCGAATCTGGGCTAGGACATGTGCCAGAAGATCGACATAAATATGGTTTGGTCCTTGATATGACTTTATCTGAAAATATTGCCATGCAAACCTACTATCAAAAACCGTATAGTAAAAATGGTCTGTTGAACTATGGTGTGATGAATGAACATGCTAGAGATTTAATCGATGAGTATGATGTGCGGACAACGAACGAATTAGTACCAGCGAAAGCTTTATCTGGTGGGAACCAACAAAAAGCCATCATTGCTCGCGAGATCGATCGTGACCCTGATCTACTGATTGTTGCGAATCCAACACGTGGATTAGATGTTGGTGCAATCGAGTTTATCCATAAACGTTTGATTGAGCAACGTGATAAGTTCAAAGCAGTTTTATTGATTAGTTTTGAATTAGAAGAAATTTTAAATGTGTCCGATCGTATTGCGGTAATCCATCAAGGAAAAATCGTGGGGATCGTTGATCCAAAAGAAACATCTGAAAACGAGCTAGGTCTATTGATGGCGGGGTATACTTTAGAAGAAGCACGTAGAGAGTTAGAAAAGGTTGGTGACACACATGAATGA
- a CDS encoding ABC transporter permease — protein sequence MNDRSERFRNLLVPIFSVILGLILGAILMVAFGYHPIQGYSSMLNASLGSQRSIGETLRQATPLIFTALGFSVANSAGFFNIGLSGQALCGWIISIWTALAFPDLPKIILLPMCVILGALAGAMAAAIPGLLRAFFGTSEVIVTIMMNYILLYLSTYTLHEIMPESYRSSLDSSNMISENASLRIPWLTQMFGGSRVNGGLFLALIALVVVWIVMKKTTLGFEIRSVGLNPYASEYAGMSSKRTIVLSMVISGGLAGLGGVVEGLGTYQNFFVQTTSLSIGFDGMAVSLLGSGSAIGILLSALLFSVLKIGGLGMQTGAGVPFEIVNVSIALIIFFVGINFLIRFLMAKFFQGKKQEEIVATIETKPNQQNQEGGEL from the coding sequence ATGAATGATCGTAGCGAAAGGTTCCGTAATCTGCTAGTGCCTATATTTTCGGTTATTTTAGGGTTGATTCTAGGTGCTATTTTGATGGTTGCCTTTGGTTACCATCCAATCCAAGGATATTCTTCCATGTTGAATGCTTCGTTAGGTTCACAACGAAGTATCGGTGAAACATTAAGACAAGCAACACCTTTGATTTTTACAGCCTTAGGTTTTTCTGTTGCAAATTCAGCCGGATTCTTTAATATCGGGCTTTCTGGACAAGCACTGTGTGGCTGGATCATAAGCATTTGGACCGCGTTAGCTTTTCCAGATCTACCAAAAATCATTCTCTTGCCAATGTGCGTGATTTTAGGTGCACTTGCTGGGGCAATGGCCGCAGCTATTCCAGGATTGTTACGTGCGTTCTTTGGAACAAGTGAAGTTATCGTAACGATCATGATGAATTATATTTTGCTCTATTTAAGTACGTATACACTTCATGAAATAATGCCTGAATCTTATCGTTCAAGTTTAGACTCTTCAAATATGATCAGTGAGAATGCATCTTTACGTATTCCTTGGCTGACCCAGATGTTTGGAGGCTCTCGTGTGAATGGCGGACTCTTCTTGGCACTGATTGCGTTAGTGGTTGTATGGATCGTCATGAAGAAAACAACCTTAGGCTTTGAGATCCGTTCTGTTGGATTGAATCCATATGCCTCTGAATATGCGGGAATGAGTAGTAAACGAACAATTGTCTTATCTATGGTTATCTCTGGTGGATTAGCCGGACTAGGTGGTGTGGTCGAAGGACTAGGAACATATCAAAACTTCTTCGTACAGACAACCTCATTATCCATCGGGTTTGATGGTATGGCCGTGTCATTATTAGGTTCTGGTTCTGCGATTGGGATTTTGTTATCTGCGCTATTATTCAGTGTCCTAAAAATCGGTGGATTAGGAATGCAGACTGGTGCTGGAGTACCATTTGAAATCGTCAATGTATCGATTGCCTTGATCATCTTCTTCGTGGGGATCAACTTCTTGATTCGTTTCCTTATGGCGAAATTCTTCCAAGGGAAAAAACAAGAGGAAATCGTCGCAACGATTGAAACGAAACCAAATCAACAAAATCAAGAAGGAGGAGAGCTGTAA
- a CDS encoding ABC transporter permease, translating into MSTVELISLILTSTLVYSTPLILTSLGGTFSERSGIVNVGLEGIMVMGAFSAVVFNLTMSDTLGSMTPWIAILVGGVVGVLFSLIHAVATISLRADHIISGTVINLMAPALGVFLIKAWYGKGQTDNISQNLGYFSFPGLSEIPVIGQIFFRNTFLPAYCAILIAVIAWFVIFKTKFGLRLRSVGENPQAADTLGINVYAMRYSGVLISGLLGGMGGAVFAQSISGNFSAGTIVGQGFISMAAMIFGKWNPLGAMGASLFFGFAQSLSIIGAQLPVISSIPPVLLQIAPYLLTIIVLVAFLGKASGPKANGKNYIKSK; encoded by the coding sequence ATGTCAACAGTAGAACTGATTTCCTTGATCCTTACATCAACACTTGTTTATTCAACACCGTTGATTTTAACCTCCTTAGGCGGAACGTTTTCTGAACGAAGCGGGATCGTCAACGTTGGGTTAGAAGGCATCATGGTGATGGGGGCGTTTAGTGCGGTCGTCTTCAACTTGACGATGAGTGACACATTAGGCTCAATGACTCCTTGGATTGCTATTTTAGTCGGTGGCGTAGTTGGTGTTCTCTTTTCCTTGATCCATGCAGTCGCAACAATCAGCTTGCGCGCAGACCATATCATCAGCGGAACGGTCATCAATTTGATGGCACCTGCTTTAGGTGTATTTTTGATCAAAGCATGGTATGGTAAAGGACAAACAGACAATATCTCACAAAACTTAGGTTACTTTTCATTTCCTGGATTATCTGAGATTCCAGTGATTGGTCAAATTTTCTTTAGAAATACATTTTTACCAGCGTATTGTGCGATTTTAATTGCTGTTATCGCATGGTTCGTCATCTTCAAAACTAAATTTGGTTTACGTTTACGTTCTGTTGGGGAAAATCCTCAAGCTGCAGATACACTAGGGATCAATGTATATGCGATGCGCTATTCAGGTGTCTTGATTTCTGGTCTTCTTGGAGGCATGGGTGGAGCTGTGTTCGCTCAATCGATCTCTGGGAACTTTTCAGCAGGAACGATTGTCGGTCAAGGGTTCATCTCAATGGCTGCAATGATTTTTGGTAAGTGGAATCCACTAGGTGCGATGGGTGCATCCTTATTCTTTGGTTTTGCACAAAGTTTGAGTATCATCGGCGCGCAATTACCAGTGATTTCTTCAATTCCACCAGTTTTACTACAAATTGCGCCTTATCTATTAACGATTATCGTTTTAGTGGCGTTCTTAGGTAAAGCATCTGGACCAAAAGCCAACGGTAAGAATTATATAAAATCCAAATAA
- the deoB gene encoding phosphopentomutase, translating to MFKRVHLIVMDSVGIGEAPDAEKFGDKGSDTLGHIAKEAGLTIPNLEQLGLGTIRPLEGVEAVQDHQGYATKLEEVSVGKDTMTGHWEIMGLNIKTPFRVFPNGFPDELLKKIEEFSGRKIVCNEPYSGTAVIDDFGEHQMNTGDLIVYTSADPVLQIAAHEEIIPLEELYRICEYVREITKDDPYMIGRIIARPYLGEPGNFTRTSNRHDYALDPFGHTVLDSLKEAGKDVIAVGKINDIFNGQGITDSVRTKSNMDGVDQLLNVMKQDFTGLSFTNLVDFDALYGHRRDVVGYARAIEDFDLRIPELLDAMADDDLLLITADHGNDPTFTGTDHTREYVPLLAYSKQMSGQGSLPQGYYADISATIAENFNVAATENGESFLKLLK from the coding sequence ATGTTTAAACGCGTACATTTGATCGTCATGGATTCAGTCGGAATCGGAGAAGCACCTGATGCTGAAAAATTCGGAGATAAAGGTTCGGATACATTAGGTCACATTGCTAAAGAAGCTGGGTTGACGATACCGAATTTGGAGCAACTTGGATTAGGAACGATTCGTCCTTTAGAAGGGGTCGAAGCAGTGCAAGATCATCAAGGGTATGCGACCAAATTGGAAGAAGTTTCTGTCGGCAAAGATACAATGACAGGACATTGGGAAATCATGGGCTTGAATATCAAAACACCATTTCGTGTTTTTCCAAACGGCTTCCCGGATGAATTATTGAAGAAAATCGAAGAATTCTCTGGACGTAAAATTGTTTGTAACGAACCTTATAGCGGAACAGCAGTCATTGACGACTTTGGTGAACATCAAATGAACACCGGCGACTTGATCGTTTATACGTCAGCTGATCCAGTGTTACAAATTGCTGCACATGAAGAAATTATTCCTTTAGAAGAACTTTATCGGATTTGCGAATATGTTCGTGAAATTACAAAAGATGATCCTTATATGATCGGTCGGATCATTGCCCGTCCATATCTTGGTGAGCCAGGTAACTTTACGCGAACAAGCAACCGTCACGATTACGCATTAGATCCATTTGGACATACGGTTTTAGACTCATTGAAAGAAGCCGGCAAAGATGTTATTGCAGTCGGTAAGATCAATGATATTTTCAATGGCCAAGGCATCACCGATTCTGTTCGTACAAAGAGCAATATGGACGGTGTAGATCAATTATTGAATGTGATGAAACAAGACTTCACTGGGTTGAGTTTTACAAACTTAGTCGATTTTGATGCGTTATACGGTCATCGTCGCGATGTGGTTGGTTATGCGCGTGCTATCGAAGATTTTGATTTGCGTATTCCAGAATTATTAGATGCAATGGCTGACGATGATCTATTATTAATCACCGCTGACCATGGGAATGATCCAACTTTCACTGGTACTGACCATACTCGCGAATACGTGCCATTACTTGCTTATAGTAAACAAATGAGTGGGCAAGGTAGTTTACCACAAGGTTATTATGCGGATATCTCTGCAACGATTGCCGAAAACTTTAACGTAGCAGCAACTGAAAATGGCGAAAGTTTTTTAAAACTATTGAAATAA
- a CDS encoding purine-nucleoside phosphorylase, which produces MKLNEMLQETTAFIKSKGVGTIDFGMILGSGLGELAEEIEEAIVIPYDKIPFFPTSTVVGHAGQLVYGTLSGKKVLAMQGRFHFYEGHSMQTVTYPVRVMAALGAHSVVVTNACGGVNESFAPGDLMLITDHINFTGQNPLIGPNDEEMGPRFPDMSEAYTKAYREMAKAAATSLDVELKEGVYMGYSGPTYETPAEIRMSRVMGADAVGMSTVPEVIVAAHSGLKVLGISCITNLAAGMQANLNHEEVVETTERVKQTFKSLIKETLSLL; this is translated from the coding sequence ATGAAATTAAATGAGATGTTACAAGAGACGACTGCGTTTATCAAAAGCAAAGGTGTCGGAACGATCGATTTTGGCATGATCTTAGGTTCAGGTTTAGGTGAATTAGCAGAGGAGATCGAAGAAGCAATCGTGATTCCTTATGATAAGATTCCGTTCTTTCCAACTTCGACAGTCGTTGGACATGCAGGTCAACTTGTTTACGGAACACTTTCAGGCAAAAAAGTATTGGCGATGCAAGGACGTTTCCATTTTTATGAAGGTCATTCGATGCAAACAGTCACTTATCCTGTGCGAGTGATGGCTGCGCTAGGCGCGCATTCAGTTGTTGTGACCAATGCGTGTGGTGGCGTGAATGAATCATTTGCACCAGGTGATTTGATGCTGATCACGGATCATATCAACTTTACAGGTCAAAATCCATTGATTGGGCCTAATGACGAAGAAATGGGGCCTCGTTTCCCTGATATGAGTGAAGCTTATACAAAAGCGTATCGCGAAATGGCAAAAGCAGCAGCGACATCATTGGACGTAGAATTAAAAGAAGGCGTGTATATGGGCTATTCCGGTCCAACGTACGAAACACCAGCTGAGATTCGCATGTCTCGCGTGATGGGTGCAGATGCAGTGGGCATGTCGACTGTACCAGAAGTCATTGTTGCAGCTCATAGCGGATTGAAGGTCTTAGGGATTTCTTGTATCACTAACTTGGCTGCTGGTATGCAAGCAAACTTGAATCACGAAGAAGTCGTTGAAACAACTGAGAGAGTCAAACAAACATTTAAATCATTGATCAAAGAAACACTTTCTTTACTATAA
- the deoD gene encoding purine-nucleoside phosphorylase: MSVHIEAKPGEIADKILLPGDPLRAKYIAETFLENPVCYNQVRGMLGYTGTYKGERVSVQGTGMGMPSAMIYAHELVNSYDVKKLIRVGTCGALSKDVHVRDLVLAQGAATSSSMIEKNFNAFHFPPICDFDLLLKAYEVAKEKGFTTHVGNVLSEDSFYKDDLTETFKLAELGVMGVEMEAAALYYLGAKYQVQTLAIMTVSDHLITGEETTASERQTTFNDMIEVGLETAIQG; this comes from the coding sequence ATGAGTGTTCATATTGAAGCAAAACCAGGAGAAATCGCAGACAAGATTTTACTTCCTGGCGATCCACTAAGAGCGAAGTATATTGCAGAAACTTTTTTAGAGAATCCCGTTTGCTATAACCAAGTACGCGGTATGCTTGGTTATACTGGAACGTATAAAGGGGAAAGAGTCTCTGTTCAAGGAACAGGAATGGGTATGCCCTCAGCGATGATCTATGCGCATGAGTTGGTCAATTCCTATGACGTAAAAAAATTGATTCGTGTTGGCACATGTGGTGCCTTGTCAAAAGACGTACACGTTCGTGACTTGGTCTTAGCACAAGGAGCCGCGACAAGTTCTTCTATGATCGAAAAGAATTTCAACGCGTTCCATTTTCCACCAATCTGTGATTTTGACTTGTTGTTGAAAGCATACGAAGTAGCGAAAGAAAAAGGTTTTACTACACACGTTGGCAATGTACTATCAGAAGATTCTTTCTACAAAGACGATTTGACAGAGACATTCAAGTTAGCAGAACTTGGTGTGATGGGCGTGGAAATGGAAGCTGCTGCGTTGTATTATCTAGGTGCAAAATACCAAGTGCAAACATTAGCGATCATGACGGTCAGTGACCATCTGATCACCGGTGAAGAAACAACTGCCAGCGAACGTCAGACAACATTCAATGACATGATTGAAGTAGGATTGGAAACGGCGATTCAAGGGTAG
- a CDS encoding type II CAAX prenyl endopeptidase Rce1 family protein yields the protein MVYRYLFLSITDSNWLKIVYGLVSTGLFFYGHSFTYGGNLLAMVQILFLTLATTYLYVKTNNILPAIMLHSLYNLFVLSLFMS from the coding sequence ATAGTTTACCGTTACCTATTTTTGAGTATAACTGATTCTAATTGGTTAAAAATAGTGTATGGGTTGGTTTCAACAGGATTGTTTTTCTATGGGCATAGCTTTACATATGGCGGAAATTTATTAGCAATGGTCCAAATTCTATTTTTGACTTTAGCTACAACATATCTATACGTGAAAACCAACAATATATTACCTGCTATTATGTTACATAGCTTATATAATCTATTTGTCCTCTCGCTATTTATGAGCTAA